From the genome of Burkholderia cepacia ATCC 25416:
CACGGATCTTCGTCGACACGCGTACGCTTGACCTTCCCACCGTGGCAAGCTTCATGCTGTCGATGCTTGTCAATCGTCAACTCAGGAGAACACGATGGAATTCGAAGTCCAGGACATGACCTGCGGCGGCTGCGCCAATGCAATCACGCGCGCGGTGACGGCCGCCGATCCCGCCGCGAAGCTCGACATCGACGTCGCGGCGAAGATCGTCAAGGTCGAGTCGGCGCAAGGCGCCGAGCGCGTGCAGTCGATCATCGAAGCCGCCGGCTTCCACCCCGCGCTGCGCACCGCATAACTTACGCACAACGCGAGCGCGGGCACACGCCGTACGGCGCTGCGCCCGCGCCCCGCAGTGCATCAGCGCAGCCGGATCAGCGTCGACTTCAGTTCGGTGTACTTCTCGAGCGCGTGCAGCGACTTGTCGCGGCCGTTGCCCGATTGCTTGTAGCCGCCGAACGGGAAGTTCATGTCGCCGCCCTCGTCGTAGCAGTTCACCCAGACGGTGCCCGCGCGCAGCCGGCGCGACACGTCGTGCGCGGTCGTCAGGTTCGACGTCCACACGGCCGCGGCCAGCCCGTACTCGGTATCGTTCGCGATCCGCACGGCCTCGTCGACGTCGTCGAACACGATCACCGACAGCACGGGCCCGAAGATTTCCTCGCGTGCGATCCTCGCATCCGGCTTCACCTCGAACACCGTCGGCTCCACGTAGAAGCCGCCCGTTTCCGCCTTCACGCGCGCACCGCCGGTGACGAGCCGGCCCTCGCTGCGCCCGGCCTCGATATAGCCGAGCACACGCTCGAGCTGGATGCCGTCGACGATCGCGCCCATCGACACCGACGGATCGAGCGGATTGCCGGGCACGTACGCACGCGCGGCCGCGACGAGCTTCTCGATGAACGCATCCTTGATGTCGCGATGCACGAGCAGCCGCGAGCCGGCCGTGCACATCTCGCCCATGTTGTAGAAGATCGCGCCGGCGGCCGCCTGCGCCGCGCGGTCCAGATCGGGACAATCGGGCAGCACGATGTTCGGCGACTTGCCGCCGAGTTCGAGCCACGCGCGCTTCAGGTTCGACTGCGCGGCGTACTGCATGATCAGCTTGCCCACTGCCGTCGAGCCGGTGAATGCGATGCAGTCGACGTCGCGATGCAGCGCGAGCAGCTTGCCGGGCTCGCCGGCCCCCGGTACGACGTTGAACACGCCCGCCGGAATGCCGGCCTCGTACGCGAGCTGTGCGACGCGGATCGCGGTCAGCGGCGATTTCTCCGACGGCTTCAGCACGACGCTGTTGCCGGCCGCGAGCGCGGGGCCGAATTTCCATGCGGCCATCAGGATCGGGAAGTTCCACGGCACGACGGCGGCCACCACGCCGACCGGCTCGCGCGTGACGAGACCGACGAGATGATGATCGGCCGGCGCGACCTCGCCGCCCACCTTGTCGATCGCTTCCGCGAACCATTCGACGCAATACGCGGCGCCCGGCACGTCGACCGTCGTCGTGTCGCCGATCGGCTTGCCAGCGTCGAGCGTTTCGAGCAGCGACAGCTCGTCGAGGTGCTCGCGCATCAGCGCAGCCCAGCGCAGCAGCACGGCCTTGCGCGCACGCGGGTTCAGCCCGGCCCACACGCCCGCGTCGAACGCGCGACGCGCCGCCGCGACGGCCGCGTTCACGTCGGCTTCGCCGCAATCGGCGACCTTCGCGAGCACGCGGCCGTCGATCGGGCTCACGCAGTCGAACGTCTTGCCGCCGTGCGCGTCGCGCGACGCGCCGTCGATGAATGCGCGCCCTTCGATCTCGAGCGACGCCGCCTTGTCCTGCCAGTCAGCCAAAGTCAACTTGTTCATCAGGATGCCTCAGTTTTTTGGCATTCGCGATGCGACGCGCCGCTGCGCGTGACGCGCAGCCGGCCGGCAGCGAATGCGGTGATGCGCGGTCGGGAGGTCAGAAGGTCGCCGGCGAATTGGCTGAGACGACCTCACAGATCAGGTCCGCGCTGGGATTGCGAAAACGGTGCGGCAAACGGCTTTCGAAGTAATAGCCGTCTCCGGGGTCGAGCAGCCACGTCGCGCCGTCGACGGTCAGCTCGAGCCGGCCCGACACGACGACACCGCCCTCGTGCCCCGCGTGCACGAGCATCTCGGGCCCCGTATCGGCGTGCGGCTGGTAGATCTCGCGCAGGATGCACATGTTGCGGTCCTTCACGCTCGCGCCGACCAGATGAAACGCGAGCGTGTCGTTGCCGAGGTTCGGCATCTCGTCGCGACGCGACACGACCGAACGCGATTCGATGAGCTCGAACGTGAAGAACTCCGCGAGACTCATCGGGATACATTCCAGCAGCTTCTTCAGCGAGCCGACCGACGGGCTCACGCGGCCCTGTTCGATCAGCGAGATCGTGCCGTTGGTCACGCCGGCCCGCTTCGCGAGTTCGCGCTGCGACAGGCCATGCTTGTTGCGCACGAAACGCAGGCGCTCGGCGACTTCGGTGGACATCGATTCGGTTTCGGACACGATAGGTGCGATGACAAAGTGAAACGACGCAGTGGACAGCCGTTGAATATTCTAATCACTTTATGCCGCACATCAGCGGGGAAAACCCTGAAAGGCGTTCGAAATAATGAACACCCCGTCGATTATTCCGTTTGCGAATCTTTTGTTTGCACTGCTCGGGAAAGCCCTGATGCAACACCGTTAAAAAACATTTGACGCCGTTTTTGGCTCGTATATGCTGGCTCTCAGGTTCGCGTCATCAAGCGTTCATCGGCAGCAAAAAGCGTTATTGCAACGCAAAAATTGATGCCCGTCGATGTAAATGACGCGTAACCGGCGCCTTGATTATTTTAAACGCCCAGTGCGTCGAAACGGTCGGGTGTTCAATACTTTCAACAACCCAGTCGAGTGTAATCGTGAGAGTCCGTGGCCCTCTGGTGAGGTGGGATCGAAGCGTGGCGCGAAGTTCGCGCAGCGCGGCATCCCCTTCCGATGGCAGTTGCGGCTGGCATAGTCCTCGCCTGCAGCATCTGTCGATCTACACCATCCTTTCCCGTCGTTCCGTTCGGCGCCACAACGCCGTTTCCGCACGCGCATTCGTCGCCGTCGATACCGACGAAGTGGCGTCGCTGCTGCCGTAGCGCCTCTCCTTTCTTTACGTCGTTCGTTTCGTCTGCTGATTCGCCAACCGCATGGTCCATGCGGTGACGGAACGCGTTCGCGCATTCGTTGCCGCGTCGCGTATCGCAATGAAACGAACGACGGCCTGATCGTCGCGCGCAGCGCGGATCGCCACGCCATCCCGTTGCGCCCATTCACCAGCGGCCTTGCGCTTTGCGCCAGGCTGCGGGGCTGTTGCACGCCGGCGTTTCGCCACATCCGGCAAGACATACGCGACAACCCTCCGGATAACTGATTGACGTCATGGAAAGAAGGAAACCACTCGTCGGCATCACCGCCGACCTCACGCAGATCGGCGCACACGCGTCGCATACGGTCGGCGACAAATACGTCGCCGCGATCGTCGACGGCGCGCAAGCGCTCGCGATGGTGCTGCCCGCGCTCGGCGAGCGCCAGTCGACCGACGACATCCTCGACACGGTCGACGGCCTGCTGTTCACCGGCAGCTACTCGAACGTCGAGCCGCACCTGTACGGCGGCGAACCGAGCGCACCCGGCACGAAGCACGACCCGGCCCGCGATGCGACGACGCTGCCGCTGCTGCGCGCGGCGATCGCCGCGGGCGTGCCGGTGCTCGCAGTCTGCCGCGGCTTCCAGGAGCTGAACGTCGTCTGCGGCGGCACGCTGCATCAGCGCGTGCATGAAGTGCCGGGCTTCGCCGATCACCGCGAGGACGACGACGCGCCGATGGACACGCAATACGGCCCCGCGCACGTCGTGCGACTGACGCCCGGCGGCAAGCTGCACGCGCTCGCAGGCGGCCGCGACGAAGTGCGCGTGAACTCGCTGCACAAGCAGGGCATCGCGCAGCTCGGCTCCGGCCTCGCCGTCGAAGCCGTCGCGCCGGACGGCCTGATCGAAGCCGTAAGCGTCGTCGATGCACCGGCTTTCGCCCTCGCCGTGCAGTGGCACCCGGAATGGCGGCATGCGCAGGACCCGCTGTCGAGCGCGATCTTCCGCGCCTTCGGCGATGCCTGCCGCGCGCGCCGCGCCGCCCGCACGTGCGCCACGGCCGCCGCCGCGCTCGCCTGAGCGCGCCGACCCAACCAACGAGAACAGACATGCAAGACATCGAAGATTTCCTGAAGCAGTACCGGATCACCGAGATCGAAGCGATCATTCCCGACATGGCCGGCATCGCGCGCGGCAAGATCACGCCTCGCAACAAGTTCACGTCCGGCGAATCGATGCGCCTGCCGCAAGCCGTGATGGTGCAGACCGTCACCGGCGAATATCCGGAAGACGGTTCGCTGACCGGCGTGACCGACCCCGACATGGTGTGCGTGCCCGACACGTCGACGATCCGCCTGATTCCGTGGGCCGTCGACCCGACCGCGCAGGTGATTCACGACTGCGTGCACTTCGACGGCTCGCCGGTCGAGATCTCGCCGCGCTACGTGCTGCGCCGCGTGCTCGACCTGTACAAGGCGAAGGGCTGGAAGCCCGTCGTCGCGCCCGAGCTCGAGTTCTACCTGGTCGACATGAACAAGGACCCCGACCTGCCGCTGCGTCCGCCGGTCGGCCGCACGGGCCGCCCGGAAACGGGCCGCCAGTCGTATTCGATCGAGGCCGTCAACGAGTTCGACCCGCTGTTCGAGGACATCTACGAGTACTGCGAATCGCAGAACCTCGACATCGACACGCTGATCCACGAAGT
Proteins encoded in this window:
- a CDS encoding heavy-metal-associated domain-containing protein — translated: MEFEVQDMTCGGCANAITRAVTAADPAAKLDIDVAAKIVKVESAQGAERVQSIIEAAGFHPALRTA
- a CDS encoding aldehyde dehydrogenase, which produces MNKLTLADWQDKAASLEIEGRAFIDGASRDAHGGKTFDCVSPIDGRVLAKVADCGEADVNAAVAAARRAFDAGVWAGLNPRARKAVLLRWAALMREHLDELSLLETLDAGKPIGDTTTVDVPGAAYCVEWFAEAIDKVGGEVAPADHHLVGLVTREPVGVVAAVVPWNFPILMAAWKFGPALAAGNSVVLKPSEKSPLTAIRVAQLAYEAGIPAGVFNVVPGAGEPGKLLALHRDVDCIAFTGSTAVGKLIMQYAAQSNLKRAWLELGGKSPNIVLPDCPDLDRAAQAAAGAIFYNMGEMCTAGSRLLVHRDIKDAFIEKLVAAARAYVPGNPLDPSVSMGAIVDGIQLERVLGYIEAGRSEGRLVTGGARVKAETGGFYVEPTVFEVKPDARIAREEIFGPVLSVIVFDDVDEAVRIANDTEYGLAAAVWTSNLTTAHDVSRRLRAGTVWVNCYDEGGDMNFPFGGYKQSGNGRDKSLHALEKYTELKSTLIRLR
- a CDS encoding cupin domain-containing protein; the protein is MSTEVAERLRFVRNKHGLSQRELAKRAGVTNGTISLIEQGRVSPSVGSLKKLLECIPMSLAEFFTFELIESRSVVSRRDEMPNLGNDTLAFHLVGASVKDRNMCILREIYQPHADTGPEMLVHAGHEGGVVVSGRLELTVDGATWLLDPGDGYYFESRLPHRFRNPSADLICEVVSANSPATF
- a CDS encoding gamma-glutamyl-gamma-aminobutyrate hydrolase family protein; the encoded protein is MERRKPLVGITADLTQIGAHASHTVGDKYVAAIVDGAQALAMVLPALGERQSTDDILDTVDGLLFTGSYSNVEPHLYGGEPSAPGTKHDPARDATTLPLLRAAIAAGVPVLAVCRGFQELNVVCGGTLHQRVHEVPGFADHREDDDAPMDTQYGPAHVVRLTPGGKLHALAGGRDEVRVNSLHKQGIAQLGSGLAVEAVAPDGLIEAVSVVDAPAFALAVQWHPEWRHAQDPLSSAIFRAFGDACRARRAARTCATAAAALA